TCACGGTCACCTACACCTGTAGCTCGTCGCTGCGGATCCGCGCGCAGCAGATGACCTCCGCCCAGCTCAGCGGCACCTGTGCCAGCCTGGCCAACCAGGACGCCTACTTCCACTCCATCGCCAAGGACGGCAACCGCCCGGTCGCCTACGACTACAACACCACGCTGGAGGTCTGCGTCTTCGACTCCAGCACCGACTACCAGACCTACGCCGGGGCGATGTTCGGCATCGACACCAACAACGGCGGCATGTACCTGGAAGGCGACCCGTCGGCGTCCGGCAACCAGCCCCGCTTCATCGCCTACGAGGCCGAATGGGTGCGCCCCACCTTCGAGATCTGGAACCTCAACCACGAGTACACCCACTACCTCGACGGCCGGTTCAACATGTACGGCGACTTCACCGCCGGGGTGAGCACGCCGACCATCTGGTGGATCGAGGGCTTCGCCGAGTACATCTCCTACCACTACCGCGGCGTCCGCTACGACGCCGCCATGACCGAGGCCGGCTACCGGACGTACGCGCTCAGCACGCTGTTCGGCACCACCTACTCGCACGACACCACGCGCATCTACCGCTGGGGCTACCTGGCCGTCCGGTACATGATCGAGCAGCGTCCCGCCGACGTCGCCACCGTCCTCGGCTACTACCGGTCGGGAAGCTGGAGCACGGCCAGGTCGTTCCTGACCGGTAGCATCGGCACCCGCTACGACAGCGCGTGGTGGACCTGGCTGGCCGCGTGCGCGGCGGGCACCTGCCCGGGCGGCGGCGGCGACCAGGCGCCGACGGCCGGCTTCACCTACACCGCCAGCGGCCTGACGGCGAACTTCACCGACACCTCCACCGACGACGGCACGATCGCCGCGCGCCAGTGGGACTTCGGCGACGCCACCTCCTCGACCGCGGCCAACCCGTCGCACACCTACGCCGCGGCCGGCGCCTACACGGTGAAGCTGACCGTCACCGACAACAGCGGCAAGACCGGCACCGTCAGCAAGCAGGTGACGGTGAGCACCGGCGGGACGTCCCTGCCGGAGTGCGCCGCGGCCAGGACCGACGAACTCGGCCGCAACTGCCAGCGGGGCAACCTGTCGGCCACCACCGGGAACTACAAGTACTTCTACCTGTACGTCCCCGCCGGGGTGTCCCGGCTGACCATCACCTCCTCCGGCGGCACCGGCAACGCCGACCTGTACTACAGCTCCAGCTCCTGGGCCACCACGTCCGCCTACAGCCAGCGCTCGGCGAACGCCGGCAACGGCGAGAGCCTGGTCGTCGGCAACCCGGTGTCCGGCTACCACTACATCAGCCTGTACGCGACGCAGGGCTTCGGCGGCGCGGCCGTCCAGGTCCAGTACTGAGAGGAGACCGTGGGGGAAGACCGACGCCCTGACCGGGGATGATCGGAGAAGCCGGGGCCGGACCATGAGTCCGGCCCCGGCCTTGTGCCCGGTGCGGAGCCCGTCAGACCTCCGGGTAGTGACAGGCGACCTGCCGGCCCCGGACCGGTGTCAGCACCGGGGCCTCGGCACGGCACCGGTCCCGCGCCTTGTGGCACCGGGGCGAGAAGGCGCATCCCGGGGGCGGCGCCGCCGGGCTGGGCGGGTCGCCGCGCAGCACGATGCGCTCCCTCGTGGCCTCGGTGTCGGGGTCCGGCACGGGGATCGCCGATAGCAGCGCCTTGGTGTAGGGATGCGCGGGATCGCGGTAGATCGGCCCGCGGTCGCCGATCTCCACGATCCGGCCGAGGTACATGACCGCGATGCGCGCGCAGACGTGCCGCACCACCGCCAGGTCGTGGGCGATGAACAGGTAGGC
The Sphaerisporangium krabiense genome window above contains:
- a CDS encoding collagenase; this encodes MRITSFRRRAGGRLPATAAACLSLGLALQVLAGTPAGAAEPPPSPAARTATQPPPVSPGFVNDGADHVRRTPKAAKDRAPLPAARDALRQDYDRAPISAEHPRPSMRGPALAGAAACAPADFAGGTAAALADRVRAATTDCVTSLFSLSGADARGAFAEPRMAAVAAALRGDATAYTGDDGAGAVRLLRYLQAGYAAQRAHPSDVGAYGATLRTATRAALDAFFANPRSTTVGDAAGEVLSEAVTLIDAARENARYLRVLQRLLDGYDASYDAHWWMVNAVNNVYNVLFGGHSAPGFAAAVQADPAILGTLRGFAVEHLGLLGTDRGFLTANAGRELARFLQYPALRDAVRPMAKDLLGRTRLTGPTAALSVGVAEMASSLDKASCGYYGVCDLRQRLAVDVLTVTYTCSSSLRIRAQQMTSAQLSGTCASLANQDAYFHSIAKDGNRPVAYDYNTTLEVCVFDSSTDYQTYAGAMFGIDTNNGGMYLEGDPSASGNQPRFIAYEAEWVRPTFEIWNLNHEYTHYLDGRFNMYGDFTAGVSTPTIWWIEGFAEYISYHYRGVRYDAAMTEAGYRTYALSTLFGTTYSHDTTRIYRWGYLAVRYMIEQRPADVATVLGYYRSGSWSTARSFLTGSIGTRYDSAWWTWLAACAAGTCPGGGGDQAPTAGFTYTASGLTANFTDTSTDDGTIAARQWDFGDATSSTAANPSHTYAAAGAYTVKLTVTDNSGKTGTVSKQVTVSTGGTSLPECAAARTDELGRNCQRGNLSATTGNYKYFYLYVPAGVSRLTITSSGGTGNADLYYSSSSWATTSAYSQRSANAGNGESLVVGNPVSGYHYISLYATQGFGGAAVQVQY